Proteins from a single region of Theileria parva strain Muguga chromosome 1, complete sequence, whole genome shotgun sequence:
- a CDS encoding Translation initiation factor IF-3 domain protein — MGDYSIHEAKLLAKKFNSNLILFKPNSVPPICIIQNYSDFIQSLSNPTTPSVSAESKVEEDKGVYSFDPSLKSKTVQISENCAIPDLNRKLSSIRKFITSGHKVDIILQTTNKSKKFTGNKQNNNKVNDAIIDEKDSKLYKEDEGTLIQRIDHIYSRLNDIAKPFTVKNKLNLNSRQIIIKFYPK, encoded by the coding sequence ATGGGTGATTACTCCATCCATGAAGCCAAGTTACTTGCCAAGAAatttaattcaaatttaattctttTCAAGCCAAATTCAGTCCCACCAATTTGTATCATACAGAACTATTCAGATTTTATCCAATCACTTTCGAATCCCACAACACCCTCTGTTAGTGCTGAGAGTAAAGTGGAAGAAGATAAGGGCGTTTACTCCTTTGACCCATCTTTAAAGAGCAAAACCGTTCAAATATCTGAAAATTGTGCTATTCCTGACCTGAACAGAAAATTATCTTCAATTCGTAAGTTCATTACTTCTGGTCACAAGGTTGATATTATACTTCAAACTACCAATAAAAGTAAGAAATTTACTGGAAATAAACAAAACAACAATAAAGTTAATGATGCAATAATAGATGAAAAGGATTCCAAGTTATATAAGGAGGATGAGGGTACACTAATTCAGAGGATCGATCACATATATTCAAGGCTAAATGACATAGCGAAGCCTTTCACTGTAAAAAACAAACTTAACCTTAATTCTAgacaaattattataaaattttaccctaaataa
- the FEN1 gene encoding Flap endonuclease 1 produces the protein MGINGLIPYLIKKVPEVIKPLGSLDSLGGKRVFIDCSMILRRSLHASIRTVLERLKFSHSGSSEPFVNLKLLRDDIMKYSVNPLVVLNKSLKAVDVKGGIESTFVIGPLENNETSSKVKDPLYSNILDVKDKELLRRIREYLKGSTIYTFYPNPSHTDINDIANMLMNNFAKVQIRSMDICKKCVEFCNNNEDYVLSDDTNAIAYGAPNVIRDYLGSKEPNVINHAEMLKSLGMTRDQFIDFCILLGYKANVRIPEIGPERAFNIIKRYKSLENFLESSLYQQLFKTKKATELLQKHGMELGEFTNKFFNPEFRQELMNNLN, from the exons ATGGGAATAAACGGATTGATCCCTTATTTGATTAAGAAAGTTCCTGAGGTGATTAAGCCTCTGGGCTCTCTCGACTCTTTGGGTGGCAAAAGAGTTTTTATTGACTGTTCTATGATTCTAAGGCGTTCTCTACATGCTTCTATCAGAACTGTACTAGAACGACTTAAATTCAGTCATTCAG GGAGTAGTGAACCATTTGTGAACTTAAAGTTGTTGAGAGATGATATAATGAAATATTCAGTAAATCCATTAGTAGTACTCAATAAGTCCTTGAAAGCGGTAGATGTTAAGGGTGGAATTGAGTCGACATTTGTAATAGGTCCTCTAGAGAACAATGAAACAAGTTCTAAAGTTAAGGACCCTTTGTACAGTAATATACTTGACGTAAAGGATAAGGAGTTACTGAGGCGGATAAGAGAGTATTTAAAGGGTAGCacaatttatacattttatccGAATCCATCACATACGGATATTAATGATATCGCAAATATGTTGATGAACAATTTTGCCAAGGTTCAGATAAGATCAATGGACATATGCAAA aaatgtgttgaattttgtaataataatgaggACTATGTTTTATCCGATGATACTAATGCCATAGCTTATGG AGCTCCGAATGTAATAAGAGATTATTTGGGATCTAAGGAGCCTAATGTAATAAACCATGCGGAAATGTTAAAATCTCTAG GGATGACCAGGGACCAGTTTATTGATTTTTGTATTCTATTAGGCTATAAAGCAAATGTCAGAATTCCAGAGATAG GACCTGAAAGGgcatttaatataattaaaaggTATAAAAGCCTTGAAAATTTTCTGGAATCTAGTTTATACCAACAACTTTTCAAAACAAAAAAAGCTACAGAACTTCTCCAAAAg CATGGAATGGAACTAGGAGAATTTACaaacaaattttttaatccTGAATTCAGACAAGAACTcatgaataatttaaattaa